One Glycine max cultivar Williams 82 chromosome 1, Glycine_max_v4.0, whole genome shotgun sequence genomic window, ATTTGCCGAAACTTGAATGacaatgtaaaagaaaattaatacaaaGTGCAAGtaaatattttggaaaaataaactTTGAAAGAAGTTAAATAACTCATGaaatacaaaaatgaaaaaaaacaaaataactcaATGAAACAATAAATGGACAAGTTGTaaattcaaaagtaaataaagTGCAATGAAATGTAAATAGAAAGCAAATAAAGTGCATCAAAcacaaataaagaattaaaagataaaaaaaagcagaagatttgcaaaattttgaatgaattttttattaccaTTTATTCAGACATATGTTGATTTTGctaattattaaaatgattttgctaattattaaaattgttgaagaatttaattgatcatctttaatatatttttattttaaattatattttttatttataagacttgAGTATAAGATTTTGGTTAATTTTAAATGACCTTACTTATAATcatttattatctttaaaaaattatgttatatttaaaaaaaataaaaacaaaaagattatGCACAAAGCTTACATACAAATACATGGATAATGTTTTTCCTGCTACCCAATTATTGTTTGACagttggacaatttttttttcatgtcacATAGTGCAACTCAGTAAATAAACATATCATTTCATATCAATTtgaataaactttattttacaagtTTCACAAATAAATCTCAACCTTCTTATTCAAAagtttaatatttctttatgtatttttttagattcaatttttttttttggtgggggGTGGGGGGTAAATTTAGATTCAATCAAATGGTGGTACGAACTAAAAACATCcaattaataacatatttaaacataaaaaaataataaaattagttatgaagtctgtttcaaaagtattttgttGGCTAGTAATGAGGTGTGAGGATGTATGACCTGCCCCCCAATCCCATTCATCCTCTgactcttcttctcttcaaaacaaacaaataaatatcctTTTTTCCAAAACTCCATTACCATTACCATTCACAATGAGTTATTACAACCAGCAGCAACCGCCGGTCGGAGTTCCGCCGCCGCAAGGTCCCTTTTctatatgcatgtgcatgttgctcatatatacatatataaattgaatCTGAGTCTGGATCCATCAtcttaattttgaatttcttttcttGGATAGGTTATCCGCCGGAGGGGTACGGAAAGGAGGGATATCCACCGCCGGGATACCCGCCAGCGGGATACCCGCCAGCGGGATACCCACCGCCGGGATATCCGCCACAACAAGGCTATCCTCCGCCGCCCTACCCGGCGCAGGGGTATCCTCCGCCCTACGCTCCTCAATACGCTCAGCCTCCGCCCCGTCAACAAAATTCAACTGGCCCTGGTTGTTTGGAAGGCTGGTGcgtccctctctctctctctaattcTTTATTTCAGATCCGATCCGATTCGTTACATTCTCTTCTTGTTCTTGGAGACTTCGTCACACGCGCTCCAACTAGATTCATTATTTTGTCTCCATGTCCTCTTTAATTacacttcactttttttttttttttgtttaaaataccGTCTTGTATTAGTAACATTAACATAGCAGAGATTTTGAACAAAAAGGTAATAATTGTGACGCTAATTGATAAGAATGTTTTGCACACATTGCTAAAGGTTAtattgaaatagaaaattttcatatttcatttCTTGCGTGCGttcttattaatttgtttgaattaattGGTGCAGTTTGGCTGCTCTCTGCTGCTGCTGTCTATTGGATGCGTGCTTCTGAGATGAGATGACAAATTCAAATTGGAATTAGACGGAATCAACtcaataaaatttgtttctacTTCTCTATTTCCTTTGCTTTATCTTGCCCCTTgttgactttttatttttaataataatactatGAAACTATTGTTGCTTCCAAAGGCCAAACTGCCTGATTTGTTTATTGTTAAGAAATTTAGACCTTCCTTTCCTGTTTCTTTGATGGTGCTCCTCCATTACACTTACACTTGATTATCAAACCACCAAAATGGGTTCAATTGCAATTGATGACACATCTTAATTTATTGTCAGCCTTGCTTGCATTTACTTTGTCTTTGCATGTTGACTGTTAGGAACAATACATaacattgttttcttttcttttttgtatccAAGTGCCTGGTATGCTACTCATCAAACATATCGTTACTGTTGGTTATAACTGGATCGGGTATCAATTGAGGAATGAATCTGATTAAAATCTCAATAAACCTTATgattaaagacaaaaatataattattgatgAATGTTTGGGACACTCTGTtcctaatatattattttttttgttattgactgaaatttgttaaaaaacatcaattttgatagattttatatctaaattaggagttgaaaattatttatgataagtGTGACTAtcaaaattgatgatttttgataaatttcagTCAAAAAGAGTATTAAAAAGAACATGTCAAAAAGAGTGTGACTatcatttcttataattatttcatcTCACACCTTTAATtttgaaagaggaaaaaaatgaatacagAATGTATTTTACAAACATTAGTCTCACAGCAAAAATGAATAATGCAATTGACCCCGACCTTTCCTGATACTTTAAGGTAAACTTTAGAGTGAGTTCTAAGGAAAGTATAGATACGGTACGATCGTAATTTATCCTATTCCGCTTTCAATGTATACTCAATGATAAAGTcaatttcattattaaaaaatttagtaataatatatagacttaaatatattttttatacatataatatatctCTTTCTTAGATggttaattattagtttatttattttgttatatgacatttttagaattttacatTTGGTATCTGTAGTTTGAGACGGTTAAGAAATGatgtgacaaaaaaaatgtcatgttaCATATACCACGTCATGTTAAATTTGCTTAGTTGTCATCTTATCATTTTTCATATCATTacccttttattaatttttaaaaatatttactctACCCAATTTTGCAACCAAACCACATTGTACAATCACCACCCATTACCACCCAAGTCATCTCGTCATCCGTGTAATTGTCACTATCACTAATTCATGGTGCATCGCCTCTAGCACTAACACCACAATCATGCGCGATCCAACCATCATTGCAATCGTGCACTCTTCACATCAGATTCACACTGCACAACCACACCTACCCAGCATAGAGTTGTGCAATGCACCCCAACACTGTCAATAGATCCACACAATGTTCGTTCTTAGttttctcaaaataataaaGTGGTTCAAACTGATTTTGTGAGATTGATTTAGGGGTTTTGTTCCCCTTCCTTGGACGAACAAAATGCATATTCATTTGCCCATTTTCATCGTCGAAAACCAAACAAATTGTGTCTGGAGAAGAATGTGGATCACAAAGATTGTGAAGGTTGTCAGTGCAAATTAGAGTCAGTTTTTTTACTGTAAGCCTAGCTGATTCTAGCaatgtgttttttaataattcaaaaaataactaatgacatgaaaaattaaaagatgatgtgATAGTGACATGATATCAAATGCAAAAATTGATAAAGTtagataacaaaataaaaaataaggataacaatatgaaaacaaaaaaaatttacatgtatgaaaaacatatttaagcctaataTATATTACTTGTTTAACTTGTGGTCACTATTTGTGCTATGGTTATCCACTATGATTTTTTACCGATAAAAACTTAGgtctattgaatttttttttatacgtgATATTAGTACATTTCTTCTaactatgttttttttcatCCACAAGATTCAAATCCGAGATCTTGTTTAAGGGAATCAAGTTTAGGACTACTTGGACCAACGATTTATTAATAGATATATTGGATTTAAGACATGGTAAACAAGTTTAATTAGAATGACAACTATCTATATAGGCTTTACAAATACCAAGTTCACAACAACTTTTAAAGACACACATAAATAAACTTTTATCTTTCAGCCGCAATTAAGAAGCTTTCATATCAAATGTCCAAATGgtaactaaaacaaaattattatttttttgttttgaaccaAGATATTCTTGGGTCAAAAGCTAATGATCAATCTTTTAAGATATTACGGTTTATTTAAAGAATTGATCTCTTTTAACATATGTTTTTCCATAATCACATACTTATCTAACAATCATGACACaccatattaataaaattatcacttTTCTCATTCTCCAAATATCCCACTAATAGATCCATCAACTAACATTTATCTTAAATGAAACTTCTGCTGGTTTCAACCATTATTTAATTCGACGAAGATGAGTATTAAGAACACCcctttaaacatttattttaatatattttatgctattgattaaattttattaaacagtATGAAATCGTGagatcattaaataaaatactagattcacaaaattgttatttttttataaattttggtcAATAGTAAatagtattttataaataaaatacttatattaCATAATGCTTAAAAAAACCTAGTATTTCATAAATAcgtgattttaaattaaaaaattacaatacctAAATTAAGATActtataatgttatatataaataatatttatgtgaACTTACTTGTCATAAGTTAATGATAtatgaaaaatgtttaattaccAAAACTCACTTTTGCATCCCCCTCCCTTAATTTATACTTCACGGTTTAATTAccaataaaaagaaattcaCTATTGAAAAGATTACTCAACAGGGTTAAGTTATTGCACTCTTATTTTGGAGTTTCttgtaagaaaataaataaaataaattatgttaaacgGGCTTAATGCGTATTTCCCATTTGCTTTGCTACGGAAACCCTTCATCGATTCAGAAAGCATTCGAATTGCTGCTTATCGGCTCCTTCCTTCTCATTGAATTGAACAATCTTGCTCTTCCAATTCCATCTCATTTTTCGTACGCAACGCATAGTTATATATTGATTTTGTCCCAATAAGGTtcgttttgttttaatttgatttcgGGGGTGGGGGTGGGGGTGGTAGTATAAGCTGATTTGTTAACTGCAATCTTAGTGCTTTACATTTGGTTTCATTCTCTATGTGAATCTTTATACTGCTTTGCAAGCTCTGGGTTTTGATGGTGTTTTTTGTTCCAGAATGGCAGAGAGTACAGATGATGAATCATTGTTGGCTCGTATACAACAATTGGAACAGGGTATGTTCATTCTTCTTTTCCTGTACAAGTTAATTTAACTCTCTTACAATAGTTAGTTGTAGGTTTAGTAAGAACAATAGACTGATGTTGATTTGATTGACTATTGTCTCTTGTAAAATTTCATTTGGCATTGAAGTCATTTATTACACGCATTAAACTTACAGAGTATGTAATTTTGTAGAGCGTGATGAATTACGCAAAGATATTGAACAGTTATGCATGCAGCAAGCTGGGCCTGGCTATCTTGCTGTGGCTACCCGAATGCATTTTCAAAGGTATCTGTTTATTTTCCTACTCTTATGCAATCTACATACAATGAGTATCTATCATCTTAAGCCCAACAAAGAGTATCTCACTATATTGAAATCCATGGTTAATTAGGACAGCTGGATTGGAGCAGGAGATTGAGAGTTTGAAAAAGAAGTTGGCTGCTTGCACAAGAGAAAATCTAAATCTACAAGAGGAGCTTTCTGAGGCATACAGAATTAAAGTTAGTTAttgattttttgtctttgttgcTTAAAATTTCCTTCTATTTTGTTAACAAACTTACTTTATTGTATTCAGGGTCAACTGGCAGATCTACACAGCGCTGAGGTTTCAaaggtctctctctctctatctctcctCACCCATTATTTTGTTTCACTCTAGCATAGATATTGCATCGGCTATCTGTTATCCAGCTTTAGCAACTTGTGGAGAGTTGTTGGATGCAAAATTACAAAGCGATATTACTTTGTACATTTATTCGTCTGAaaattttttatgctttacttgaaaattttataatggATTATGGTGAGAACATGATGTGAAGAGTTCTTAATCCAATTTATAAATTGATTGTGCAAATTCTAGAGCTTGTTGAAAGAGTTAACATGAGGAATAATGTTACTATTGACTCCAAATTTATATTTGCAGAATATGGAAGCTGAGAAGCAGGTTAAATTTTTCCAAGGTTGCGTGGCTGCTGCTTTCTCTGAAAGGGATCAAGCAATAATTGAGGTTACAATAGTTTccattttgattaaaaaaaatatcattttcaatacTTCTTAGTTTGGTTGTAGTTGatgtttttcaaaattctcCTTGATACTAACAGGCTGAGAAGGCCAAAGAAAAGGAGGAGACAATGTTGCAACAAATAAATGGCATCCATAAGAGGTATGCTCAATCTTTCTGTCATTTTAGTGCATGATTATCAATGTCAACAAATTACCAAAGAAAGATGAAATAGAAAGATAGGTGGCTTAGGAGGTCCCAGAAAAGATCCTGTTTTTATTCCATCTAATTCCAAGTAAATAATGATGATGACATGATGCACTTGTAGCTTGATTATGTTTGGTGTAACAAAGAAGCTATAGGATAAATATACTGAGATCCACCCAAGAATTATAACAACTATGGTCAATGGAAGAGATGTGTTTGACTTTTTCTCACTTTCTGTTGAAATTTTGCTTGCAACTATGTATGTTCTCTTTAGAATTGATTTCCAAAACTTCAACACCTATTCTTGTACTCCACTTCTTTATATGGAGGGCCATATGAGCTCTCTATTAGagatgttaattatttttctacatGGTAATTTCCTAAGCAAGATTGAATGGTTGAAACTTATGGGCATATTATAGGATAACCTATACCGCCGTTTTGTATTATCTTGTTTTTTATG contains:
- the LOC100820109 gene encoding cysteine-rich and transmembrane domain-containing protein WIH2, encoding MSYYNQQQPPVGVPPPQGYPPEGYGKEGYPPPGYPPAGYPPAGYPPPGYPPQQGYPPPPYPAQGYPPPYAPQYAQPPPRQQNSTGPGCLEGCLAALCCCCLLDACF